The genomic segment GTTCATTCTTTTCACTCCTGCTCGTTGCACCCCTCCTCTCATCTCTGGAACTGTGCTCAATTGCCCCTGCCTCACCCCAGTTGCCAAATACCACCAGCAACCTGGGCTGTAGCCATTTTTGTTCCTGACAGGCGCAAAACATTGCTGGAAGCTCATTTCCTCTCATGAGGATCCCCTAAATGCAAAGGGCCAGCAGCATAACACACAGGATTGCTTAGCAATGCTGACTGAGGCACAACAGGCCAATAGACAAAGAAGAATGTAGCCCTTTGCCCCCACTCTGCAGGCAGCATGGTGCTGTGCACAGCCCAGGACAAGGGCTGGGttggagcatccacagctctgTCCCCCATGTTTGCTATCAATCACCTTGATGGCAAGTAGGTGAGTTCACAGACACTCTGCAACGTTCAACTTTACCTCTGCTACCAGGACAGATTGTTCAGCATAACTTTAGTCCTTTCTTCTAAGACACTATTAATAATGATATCAGAGTACATTTCAGTGACAGTCTTCAGCATTAAGTCCGTACTGAAATGCCACCTCCTTTAAATATGCAGATTAGTATTACAtggtgaggttttttttgttcagagAACACAGCAATGGAGAACAGACAGCACTGAATTAAGCCATTTGTTTTGTGAGTGTGAGGATGCTGTTTGCTTTAATCAAACATCCTGTTGCAACAAGCTATCAATAGATGTGACTCATTACCTTTTCCACCTTGGCCAAATGTCATACCCAACAATATAGATGTTTCAGCTTGTATGAGTGTCGATCACCTAGATACAGGACAACTGCCCAACTCCGATGCAGCAGAAGTTGCTGGAGAGCACAGGGACAGCCTAATGAGCACACAGCCTGTGGCATGTTCTCCccagcagtcctgcagagatAGGCTTTCCACAGCATTACACATTCATCTAGCTGTTCTTCCCCCAGTTCTCTGGGCAAACACGAAGTTACCAACAGGAATTAAGAGTTAGACTAGAAAGATTTTTGCCCGTCGGGCCCCACCATAGACTCAATCCTTCGTCACAGTCACTATGGCTGACTGAAAAGCCAAGCTGCAGGAATCAGCTTCCTCAGAGGGGGCATGGGGAGGTGGCATAGATGCTGTTCCCAGCAGTGCCTCTCCAGAGCCAGTCCGAGAAATGGGAGCAGCTTAGAGCAAGCGGTGCAATAAATGGAATGTGATACTGCAAACACTGTGCTGCCCAATCCCCACTCTACACGTCTGCCCTGGTTGGCTTTTTAGGTCACAGATACTTGTTTCTCTTGGTATTATTTCTGAACATGACGTGAAAAGCAGCATAGTTACAAGAATTGCGTTTTACCCTCCTCTACATGGCACCACAGGCTGTACTTAACTGTAACCTGCATGgatttctggaaggaaaaacacagaTTTGCTTCACAGTAACATTTGTCCAGCACTGAAGAGGCATGCTCAAGATAACTGGGTTTGAAAAAGCCAGCACAAATAGTGCCTCCAGTGCAGCTGAAACAAATAATATTTGCTTAGCCAAACCTGAGTCCAGGATCTTGGCAGGAAGAGCTTCTTTTCCTCAAACAATTGTGAAGGGTCTTCTTAGGAATGAAATTAAGAGGGTATGTTCAAGCCAGTGAGCACTCCTGAGCACGGCTGATCACACCACTGCTATAGAGTCGTTCACACAACCGTAGTTTCATGCTATTTCAGCAGTTCAGACAACTTCTGAAGAGTCTTTTCTAACTCTGTTTGCTAATGCCAAGAGGTGGATTTGCTTCTTGCTGTTGACTCTCATATAACCACTGATGCATTAGgagcttttccaggctgaagtATCCAGTTGCCTTCCTGTTTGCTTATGCAGGTGCTTTACGTACTAGCCCAAATAATGCTGACGCTtctggaaagcagctgcagcacaggcagcactgtAGGTGTTTGCCACTTAACAGCTTAGTTGACATCTAGGAGCACAAGAAAACAAGTTCTGTCCCCTCTAACATTCAAGCAAGTTAAAGCATTCGAGTTGTATTATGGCTCTGCAGTGCTGATAAGGACAACACCCTGAAAAGCAACACCCCAAAGCTCAAAAGGGATCAAATACTCCAAAATGTAAAAAGACACACTAAAATGGAAGGGATAGGACCAAAACTGTTTTCCATCTAATGTTACAGTCATACTTAATCCTGAGTCTGACTAATGTAGCTGAATAGGTACTTAATTCAAAGTTCTtataataaaagagaaaattagcAAGGAAAACACGAAGCTAGATTATTTACCAGAAAAACACAGGCAAAATCCAGCTGTCCTTTCTGGGCCTGAACTCTGCCTTTGAATCTGGTATGGatgtcttctgctgctttcagctaAAGGATCAAGCTACCCTCTAGCTGCAGGCCCATCACCAAACTTCTGTAAAAAGGCTTTCTCAGCAGTAAGTCGTTACCTAAAGAGCCTTAAACCCAGATGTTTTCATTCAAGCAACCAGAGCTGCAGACTTCACCTCTTTAAATGCCTGAGTAGATGAGCCCAGCTGGAACCTTATTTTCCTATAACAGGAAGAGAGGACTTTCTCAAGGGACTTAACTCCTTCCCTGCCTGATGAAGGGTGGGACTTCACAAGCACATCTCTTGTATGCTGGTAACTGCAGTAGGCCCATTAGCCTGCAGAAAAGAAGGTTCAGGGAAGATCTCATTGGTGTGTATGAATATCTGGTGGGAGGGAGTGAAGAGGATGGAGTCGGGTTCTTCCCAGTGATAGCCAGTGACAGGACACAAAACAtgagcacaaactgaaatacaggaaattccacttccactgaaagaaaaacttgtttactgtcagggtggtgaaacactgcaGTAGGGCCTCCAAGCAGATTGTGgagtctctgtccttggagaCACTCCATCCTTGGGTCCTAGGCAACCCTTTGGAGCTGGCAATACAGTCTCTAAAGGCCCCTTCCTGCCTCAACCATTCCATCATTCCgtgtccctgcagcagagccctggcatGGCATGTATCACAGGGCAGATACCCACTGCAGTGTGACTGTATGTGATCCTCTGACACATGTAactgttcttttctgtattaCCTCAGCCTCTTCCTCCATGTGGGTATACCTGTGGAAAGTCCCAAGAACTGAAAATGTGATGGTGAATGAGTGTTGAGCCTGCAGAGAGAGCCTCTGCCTTCCTTCAGCAGACCCCATACAATAACCAATTAAATAGGGTTACTTGTTTTGCAGCATTACTGATTTCTCACTGGAAGTCACCTTTTTGTGATTTCACTTCTCCCCACTTCCTTCAGGCTTTCCTTTACAATCACTTTGCCCAGGCTGAAGGATACAAGTGTCAGTGCAGCACCTCCAGCTGCGCGGGTGTCAGGacatttcattctttcctttagCACAAAggctttattatttcatttcattttaatcaGCTTCTGGGAATATACCCAGCCATTCCCCTGTGCAAGCTGCTCTTTGTGTGAGGGTTCTGTTTTGAGAAGCATCTCACGTGAGCTGGGTCGAGGATTAGCAGTGAGCATTTCTGAGCACTTGTGGTCACAGTGAACATCCTTTGGGCTTttatcagaaggaaaaaaatccttccctGGGAACTGAAGTCTGAAACAGAATCAAATGATTCAGTGGCCAAGCAATACCTGCACCTCCCGTGAACAGTCCCATGATGTGCAGGCAGTTATGCTCTCTCCAGAGTAGGGCAGGGAGAGGATCTGCTGGAAATCTTTCTGAAAGAGCTTTTAAGCAGTAGATTTGGCACAAGCAAGGCTCTGTTTCTACAGCCTCACAGGGGACACAGAAGAAAACCTTCCTTTTTTGTGCCCCATGCCCGCGTGGGCTGCTCCTCCATTAAGGCTTCATCTACCTTCACATAATGAAGCCTGCAACTTAATCAAGGGAGGCAGCAAGAGGCCTGGACTTCCAGGACAGGGTTTCTGCCTCTCCCCACTTGCACAGCTGGGGTTTCTGTGAGTTCGTCCGGTTTACCCAGGCCCCTCAGCAGGAAAGaattagcaaaaataaaagggaaggtGGCCTCAAGCATGCAGGAGCTCTGCACCTTTGTATTTCTCATGGTGGTGGAGCAAGTGCCTCAGCCACTCATCATTTGCTGATACAGGACAGGGAGATCTTATCCTAATTTTATCTACTTGAACAATGTATGCAGCAAGTCATCAGCTCAAGCAGGAATTCAACACAGAGATCGAAAACTAtcctttcctcttgtcctactgCTATCCTGTCTGCTTCAGTTTCAGGAAGGATTTGATAGCTGAGCGGGTTATAGCTTCAGGGTACATTCCTGGCTGAAGCACAATTACCTAGCAACTTCATCCTGAGAGCTGTGAAGCAGCCATGGCAAGGAAAGGTAAATAAAGATGCTAACTCAATCACCTGCTCCATAGGGACCCCAGGGAAGCGCCATCTCACTGTTCAGTGTTAACAGTGCTGGTCTGTCAAGAGAACGAGAGCCCTGCCTGCAAGGGCTTTTAGCTGTTGCTCGGAAGCTGGGCTCGTTATCTTCAACACAAACTTAGTCCAAATCCCCCACCCCTGTTGTAGGAGAAAGGCTGATTCCCAAACTGTACCCCTCTCCTGCCCCCTTCCCACACAGAGGGCACTCATTTCTGTAAATATGAGTGCTGTCAAAAAGGGTCTGTTTAACTGATGTActccccaggagctgcagcagggttCAGAGCCGGCTGTGCGCACATTCTGTGTGCCTGCTCAGGGACCAgagtgaaaaaaacaacccttccTCACCTGGAAAGCCATAAACAAGAACACTTTTGTCTTAGTAACTGCCTAATCCTTCAGGAGAAACGTAAACCAGCCATTCTGCCCTCCTCTCCTCTACAGGCAGAAGCTCCATAGCCACCTTTTTATTTAGCAGCAACTACCTCGATCTGAAGCAGCAGAACACGGCACAACAGCATGAGAGCAACACCAAGCAATGCAGTGCTTTAAGGGATTCtttaagaaataagaaaatgaaaaggtaaGAAAGTCAACCCAAAACTTTATTTAGTATAAAACTGTCAGAAGATAAGATTAGTCTGTTGGAATGTTTGAAGTATTACACTGACAACATACTTATTAAAGACAATTCCTGCTTCCCTAAGGTGTAATCCCGTTTCATATTGCACCCTTTATTCACTGCTTTCATTCTTACAGAGCGACTGTaaagctgctcttctgcaaTACCATCAAAAAAGAAGTCCTCATTGAAGATGggatttctgcttctctttataACAGtgcttctctgcttctgtgttttccctGGCACCAGGGAGAAGGTGATACAGCAGTTGATGGTTTTGGGCTCTACAGAGTCCTCATATAAACCCTCTGCACTGATCAGGCGGATCCGCAGCCTTTCATTCTCCAAGCAGTATTCAGCCAATAGCCTCAACGTGCCCCCCTTGGCCATCACCACCACGCTCTCTCCCACTCTTCTCTCCCGGCTGCTGCCCAGGTCCAGGGGAAAGATGGGAGAACAGGACATGCTGCAGGTCCGTGTGGTGAGCAGCCCCCCTGAGGCCCGCCTTATGGCACTGGGGCTGTTATCAGTGGAGCTGCTCTCCTCTGTGGAGAGGGAATTGTTCCTGGGCATGCTGGATTTGTTCTTGGCTTTCAGTGCTCGGCACAGCAATCCCTCCTGACTTTGTGTTTTGATTCGGGAGCAGGATCTGGGAGGTGACCTGCTGAGAAGCGGAGAGCTGAAAGGAGAGGAGTCACTGGAAGAGGCTGTATCACTGTCACAGGCACCTTGCCTGTGCAGAGAGGGATGCCTGGGAGGGAGCCTCACAGAGGCAAAGCTGATAGCAGTGGGATTAGACATAGTCCCTTTGCCAGAGAGTGTGTTAGCTCTGGAGCGAGGCAGCATCAGGCTAGGCAGAGCAGTACGTGGGTCACCGTGGAAGATGGACTCCTTCCTCCTGGTGTGGGGACTCTCCAGCAAAGTACAGAAGCCGTAGGAAGTGGGGGCTCTGGGAAAGTGAGGCAGGGAGAGTGCTGCTTGGGACTGGGGGTCAGAGTTGGTGCTTTCCTCCTCCAGGTCTGGGACCTCTTCAGCACTTTCCACCTGAATAAGATGTGGtgaagagctggagctggagccagaAGAATGAGTATCTGCATTGTCTGAACTGTGGTCCTGGCGGAAGCCAGTGCCCTTCACAGGGCCAGAGCTGGTCAGCCTGGGGGGAATGCAGAACTCTGGGATTCTGTCAGGAGTGAGCACattgggaaaagcagcagccccCAGATGGGATTTCTCTGGCAGATTCTGGCCAGATGGCAGTCCCAGGAAGGAGGAGCTAGGGATGCTTCCATTTTCATGTGATACTCTGATCTTCTCCAAGAGCCACATCACTGCAGCTGGACAGGAGAGCCTCAGATGGAAAGAGTCTGAAGTACAGATCCACCTGCAGACACACAGAGATGCAGAAGTACATGAACACACTACAGCCGAAGTATCACAGGATcgaccaggttggaaaagacttctaGGATCATCAATtaacagcttgaggctgtttcctcttctcctgtcactcgtcacttggGACAAGAgaccagcccctcctggcttcatcctcctgtcaggtagttgtagagagcgataatgCTCCCtgcccgccccccgccccgagGCTTCTATTTCCCAGACTGTAAACAACCCCTAATGAATACTATTCGAGACAGGATTAGAACCAGCCCAGCCAACCCATGGTTTCAAAACTGTCTCTGCCCGGCACACTGCCTTTAGCGAAGTCAGATTTCAGCACAACAACAGAACTAACCCACTAAAGAGACAAAACGGCACCAGGACACCCCCAGGGGGAACAGTCCCGCTCCGGTAAACCCCGCCGTGCTTCTGCCTTAGCAAAGGACGCACCTTGTCAAATCACAGCCGCTCGGTTCCAGCAGCCCCCGCTCGCTCCGAGCCAGCGCCACGCACCCCCGGCGGCTGCCGACCACAGCACAGCGCAGCGGGCCCGGAGCCGGCCCTTTTACAGCGGCGCCGGGCACCTCCCTCCCCGCTCCGGCAGAGGGAGGGGTTCGCCGCATGGGCGGAGGGAGGAGGTGGGGTGATGCTGCGGGCGCCGGGCCCGTGGACGTGTAGAGCAAGGGGCACGAATCGTGTGAAGGGGCCTGTCCAGGGAAGGTGTGATGGGGGCCCCTGAGGGACCTGGGGCGTtcagtgtggagaagagaaggctcagggggagcCTTatggctccctacaactgcctgacaggaggatggagccagccTAAAACAAGAGTTTACTTTCGCTTCATATCCATCCACAGGGGTGGCCGAAGGTGTTTCAAGGTGAACCATCAAATCCAGGACAAAAGCAGACTTCTCCtggtgctgcttttcttctcgCGGTtctagcagctttccagcatcAGAGCCAGTGGGAAACAGGGACTGCAGCTTTTCAAGCTCCTGTGAAAAGAactttgctgctttcctgtgTGTAAATGTGGGCACCCCTATCTTCCATTACCCACAGAGAACATAAGACAGCCTAGCCCCAGCCCAGCGTCCTACCGCTGATACTGAGCAATAGCAGGAATGCAAATGCAGAGGGGAGAAAAGATAAGGCAGAAAATGCTTTGGCCAGTCACCTTGAAACAGAGCATGGCAAATCACTGGCATATGTGACACTTACCAGGCACCGCAGAGAACCAGGTGGATTCATGGACTTgctcagcacagttcagcagcagAGCTTGAACAGACCTCTGCAAACTGTGTAATTATTCTGCAGGCTGCAAATTGGAATCTTAACTGCAAGGCCAGGGAGCCTGCAAGCAGGGTGGCTGAACACGGGTGAAGCTGTGTGCCTGTAGCAGACAaatcattttctgtcttttcctgctgaaaagcTAAAGTTCATGTTTACAGAGTGCTTGAACTAGA from the Lathamus discolor isolate bLatDis1 chromosome 8, bLatDis1.hap1, whole genome shotgun sequence genome contains:
- the LOC136018726 gene encoding C2 calcium-dependent domain-containing protein 4C-like; this encodes MWLLEKIRVSHENGSIPSSSFLGLPSGQNLPEKSHLGAAAFPNVLTPDRIPEFCIPPRLTSSGPVKGTGFRQDHSSDNADTHSSGSSSSSSPHLIQVESAEEVPDLEEESTNSDPQSQAALSLPHFPRAPTSYGFCTLLESPHTRRKESIFHGDPRTALPSLMLPRSRANTLSGKGTMSNPTAISFASVRLPPRHPSLHRQGACDSDTASSSDSSPFSSPLLSRSPPRSCSRIKTQSQEGLLCRALKAKNKSSMPRNNSLSTEESSSTDNSPSAIRRASGGLLTTRTCSMSCSPIFPLDLGSSRERRVGESVVVMAKGGTLRLLAEYCLENERLRIRLISAEGLYEDSVEPKTINCCITFSLVPGKTQKQRSTVIKRSRNPIFNEDFFFDGIAEEQLYSRSVRMKAVNKGCNMKRDYTLGKQELSLISMLSV